In the genome of uncultured Trichococcus sp., the window GCCTACCGCACGAAATTCGACAATCGGCTGCCGCAGAACAAATAACTCCGTGAGCCACGGGCGCGGAGGGGCGCCCTGTCCTCCGGCGAAGCGACCCTCGCCGGAGGTAAGATTCCGCTTCCCCGCCCATCTCCGATGAAGCGGGCTTCATCGGAGATGAATGTTGTTTTCGGTATTGTTCTCCGGCCAACCGATCGCTCGCCGGAGATGCTGCTCCCTCCCCTCCTCCCCTGCAAAAACAAAAATAAGCAAAAACGCCGAAAATGATTCTCGGCGTTTTTGCTTATTCGTTTATCTGGATTTGCAGGCCGCGGGGACCGACATTTGTTGAAAAGACAATATGCGTTTTGGTATCGCCGAAGCGTTGCAGGTCCGTAATGAATTCATCAAGCTCGATTGTGTTCGAAAAATAGACCTTCAAAAGCATCGAGTAGTCACCTGTTATGCAGTCGCATTCCACGACATTGGGGATTTCTTCGATGTAGCGGTAAAAATCTTTTTTGTCCTTTGCATGGACCGCACAATTCACATAGGCCTTGATCAAAAAGCCCAATTTCTGATGGTCAAGAACAGCTTGATACGTGCGGATATATCCAAGCCCCTCCAAATTCTGCAAACGCACGGATACCGAAGGAGACGAAATGAAACACTCTTCAGCAATCTGTTTGACAGTGATCCTGCTGTTTTTTTGCATAATATTCAAAATTTTCCGATCTAATGCATCCATAGTGGCCCCTCCATCCTAACAATTCTCATCATTTTCTTAATTTTAGTAAGAAATGAAAAGACTTGCAAGGTTGGGCTCACAAGATGTGTCATGCTTTATGACATTTTCTTCTTACATAGAGCAGAAATGAATTCAGTATTTCAACTAGAAAATTGCATCACCACTGATGTTTCATTGATTTGCATAAAATTTTGTGCATCCTAAAATTGTCCAGCTTCACGGGTTAGCCCTTCGGAAAAAGGATAAAGGAACCTCTTGTCTCTGCGAGTCAAGACATACTGTTCGACTAACCTGCTGACGCAGGAAGTCTCTCAGCAATTGCGCTCTACGATGCTCATTTGCATGGGACTCTTAGGGAATTATCCCTTAGAGTCCCAGTATAAGGTGACCGTAGGGAACGTTGCGAGGGCAGATTTCCTAAATTTCTTTCAGGGCTGAACGAACCCGTTCAGCTTTTCCTTCCTTCAAACAGCAGGTAAACAAACAGAGCGGTTATCCCGAAGCCTCCACAAAACAGGTACATGACTTGAAAGCCAAACAAACCGGCGATTACGCCCCAAAGCATCGCCCCGCCACCGTACGCTACATCCAAAGCAGCCGAGAAAACCGCTATCGCGCGTCCACGTTCCTGATCTGAAATACTTTGCAAAACAATTGTATTCATCACCGGCAGCAGACTGGCAAACCCGATTCCATACAGGATCGCCGCCAAAAGAAGATGGACAAGATCATCCGCAAAAGCAAGCATGCCGAACGCTGCACTGATGCTCAGGATGCTGCCGCAAATCAAAAACGTTTGATTGACGCGATTCATCATATAGGGGAAGATAAACCGGATCAGAACCGTGACGACCGTCATCACGGTAAAGTAGTAACCAGCGCCGCTTATTTTCTTTTCGATCGCAAACTGGGCGATAAACGCGATCACCCCGGAATTCGCAAAGCAGATCAAAAACATGATCAGACTTGGAAAAATAACGCCCCGATTCTTCATGACGGCCAACGCTTCGGTCGCTCCGCCCTTCGGCTTTGTTTTTTCTCCAAAAAATAGCGTTCTTGGCGATTCAGCACTCAAGAAAAAACTTAAACCAAAAGCCAAACTCGTCAGCAAAAGCGCCACCCGAAACAAGGCTTCAAATCCGTATGTTTCCACCACCGCTAACCCCAACAAGGGTCCGATTGCGCCAGGGACTGCTTGGGCGATGCTGAAGTAGCCCAACCCGACAGATAATTGTTCCTTTGGGATCAAATCCGCCGCCATCGTCGCAGCACTTGTTGCCTGGATGCTGTTGCCGATTCCTTGGATCAATCGCAAACAAAACAGCATCAAGAGCGTCTGCAGCACATTCAATAAGGCGAAATCAAGGAAAAGGATGCCTAACCCGATCGTGAGCAAAAGCCTGCGACCGTAGCGGTCCAACAATATTCCGATCGGCAAGCGGAAAAATAAAGCCGAAATGCCTAAAATTCCTACGATACTTCCGGCAACCGCTTTTGAGCCACCCAGCGCAGTCACATAGAGCGGCAGCGTTCCCATTTGGGTCGTGATGGCCGTCATTGCCAAAAACGTGATGCTGTTGACCAAGAGGAAATCCTTGGTCCAAAGCTTGCTTTTTACTTCCGTATATTCCACATGTCATCCCTCTCAGACTGCTGTTTTGAAACGGACTTGCATCAAGAATTGTTTTGTCCGTTCTTGTTTAGGGTCATCAAAGACTTCCGATGGCGTTCCCGCTTCAACGACTACCCCATCCGCCATAAAGACAACTTTATCCGCCACCTCTTGCGCAAACTGCATCTCATGGGTGACGATGATCATCGTTTGCCCCGTGTCAGCCAATTGCCTCATCACATTCAGCACATCCCCGACAAGTTCCGGATCAAGGGCGGATGTGGGTTCATCGAACAACAAGAGGTCCGGGGACAACGCCATCGCCCGGGCAATTCCGACCCGTTGCTGTTGCCCTCCGGATAGTTGGATCGGATACATCCCGGCTTTGTCCGCCATCCCGACTTTTTCCAGTACGGAAGTGGCAATCGTTTCCGCCAGTTTTTTCGGAACTTTCCGGGGTGTGACCAATCCTTCCATCACATTTTGCAGCACCGTCATATGACTGAACAGTTCATAGGATTGGAAAACCATCGCTGTTTTCCGGGCAATTTCTCGGCTCTGATGGGTACCGATCCGGCTCAGGTCATAGCGGAGGTCGCCGAGTTCATACATGCCTGCATCCGGCCGTTCCAGGAGATTCAAGCAACGCAAGAAGGTGGTTTTGCCGGAGCCGCTCGGGCCGATAATGCAGACAACTTCGCCTTTATTGATGGTCAAACCTACGTTTTTCAATATTTCGTTCTTACCGAAACTTTTTTTCAGTCCGCTTACTTGCGCTTGGATCATCTTCATCTCCTCCTTCTTTTTGGTACTCAGATCGAGATCGTATTCCGGCAACTTCCTGCGATTATGATATCCCTCGCATTGGTCAACGAGGTTTCAACAATTTCTTGCACGGCCAATTCGGTATGGTAAGCGATATGCGGCGTGATCATCACATTCGGGATGGCCATCAGGCGGGAATAGTAAGGGTTCTTTTCCCATCCGACAGAAAAATATTTTTCCTCGTCCTCCAACGCATCCAAGGCTGCACCAGCCAGCTTTCCGGTTGCCAACGCTTGGATCAGCGCCTCGGTATCGACGATTTTTCCGCGCGCCGTGTTCACAAGACAACTACCGGGTTTCATTTTTGCAAAAGTGTCCTCTGAAAATAGATAAGTTGATTCTTCCGTTAAGGGGATGTGTATGGACAGAACATCCGACTGTTTCAACAGTTCCTCAAAAGAAACATAGCTGACTTTCCCTTTCAAGTCAGGATTTTCATTAGAACTGGAGGCGATCACGCGTCCGCCCAAAGCATGTATCCCTTCTGCGACTACAGAACCGATCCGGCCTGTCCCCAGGATGCCGACCGTCACATCCTGTAATTCCCGGCCGATTGCTGCTTTGCGGGATGAGTTTGGCTGCAGCACGGTCGGAATATTCCGCAAGACCATCAAAATCGACATGATCGCAAAATGACCGACTGAAGTGGGACTGTAGGCAGGAACATTCGTCACGGTCAGGCCATATTTCTGGGCCCACTCAAAGTTGATGCCATCCACCCCGGTCGATTTGACCGACAATTGGTGGATGCCTTGCTCCCGCAGTTTGCGGTAGAGCAGCTCGCTTTTGCGCATTTCCGGACTCGGATACAGGCAGACCCCATCATGGGGACCAGCAAAATGGACATTTTCACTGGAAATGCCTTCATTGATGATGGTCACGGGAATCTTGTTGCTGAAACTCCAGCGCTTGATGAATTTTTCTTCGTCAACACTGACCCCATAATAAATCAATCTCATAAATATCCTCCTTAAATCACTTGTTTGTATGATGCAGGTGTCGCTTGTTCCAAAGCCTCACCGATTACTTTTACCCCGTCCACGATTTCCGAAAGTGTCGGTTTGGTGAAGTTCAAACGGAAATACCGTTCATAGCCTTCCTGCGCCACGCTCATTATATTTCCAGGGATAACGGCGACTTTGGCTTCGTCCAATGCCGTATAGAATGTTTCCGGGTCCAATTCGTCCGCCATTTTGCAGCAGATGAAATAGCCGCCGGTTGGTTTGGTGAACTGGATTTTGTCATCAGGCAATGCTTCCAGACCCGCAATCATTGCTTCAAATTTGCCTTTGTAATACTGCTTCAACTCCGAGACGTGTTCTTCAAATTGATGGTTCTGCATGAATTCCGCCAACATCACTTGCCAATAAAAATTGGTATGGGAATCCGATACTTGCTTGGCAAGAGCCAGTTTTTCCATGATCGCATCCGGCGCCATGATGAAGCCTAACCTTGCGCTGGGTGCCAAAATTTTGGAAAACGAACCCGCATACATGACACGCCCGTCCGTATCCATCTCCTTCAGTTTCATGATCGGTTCGCCGTAATACAATAGGTCGCCGTAAGGGTCATCCTCGAAAATCAGCACATCATATTTTTGGGCCAAACTGTAGATCGCTTGGCGTTTTTCCAGAGGGATCGATGTCCCCAATGGATTTTGGAACGTGGGAATGAGATAAATGAACTTGATGCGTTGATCGAAACGCAGCAGATCTTCCAGTGCTTCCACATCGACGGATTCTTCCGCGACATTCATCGGGATCGGTACGGGAATGGCTCCATAACCTTTGATCGCATTCACCGCCCCTGAAAAAGTTTGTTCTTCGCAGAGCACGACGTCTCCCTCGTCACACAGGACTTTTACGGCGATATCCATCGCTTGCGTGGAACCCGATGTGATCAGCACCTGTTCCTCATTCTGGAGATTGGCGGTTGCCGCCAACCTTTCTTTGACCAACTTACGCAGCAAGGGATAGCCTTCGGAAGCACCATATTGCAAAAACGTTTCCGGATCGACTTCGGTGTATAATTTTTGCGAAATTTTTTGGAGTGTCTCCATCGGAAAAGCTTCCACCGGCGGAAAGCCGTAAGCAAATGAAATCACATCTTTGAGCTCCATGTTTTTACTTGCATTTTCCCGTAAAGGAGATGTTTTCAATTCCTTCATACGATTTGCGAAACGATATCCCATCTTATTTCCTCCCCTATCTAGCCATTTGAGTTGTGAAACGGGCCAAAAAGGCTTTGGTCCGCTCTTCTTTTGTTTGTTCAAACACTTCTTTGGGTGATCCTTGTTCAACAATTTGGCCATTCTCCATAAAGATGATTTTGTCCGACACTTCATACGCGAATTTCATCTCATGCGTCACCAGCACCATCGTTGCGCCGGTTTCAGCGATGTCGCGAAGGAGCGTCAGCGTTTGTCCGACCAATTCCGGATCCAATGCTGAGGTCGGTTCATCGAACAAGATCACTTTGGGATTCAGCGCCAATGCCCGCGCAATTCCGATCCGTTGCTGCTGGCCACCGGATAATTGGCTGGGATAAAAATCTTTGCGTTCGGTCAGGCCCACTTGTTCCAACAAAGCATCCGCCACTTCATACGCTTCCTGTTTTGTTCTTTTTTTCGTCAGCAAAAGCGGCATCACTATATTTTCGCGCGCTGTCTTGTTATGGAACAACGCATAATTTTGAAAGACCATCGCGGTTTGGCGTTGGTGCGCCAAAATTTCCTTTGGATTGGCTTTATTTACGATCGTTTCTGTCTCCCCTAACAGAATGCTGCCTTCATCTGCCCGTTCCAAAAAATTGAGACAGCGGAGAAAGGTTGTTTTGCCGGAACCGCTTGGCCCAAGAAGGGTGACAACTTCGCCTTTGGCAACATCCATGTCGATGCCTTTGAGGACTTCCTGCTTACCGAAGCGCTTGTGGATATTGCGTACTTCCATCATAAAATCGCCCTCCTCAATTTACGGGTCATGCGCTGTTCAAGGATTTGCGCACCTTTTTCGATCACCAGGCTGATTCCCCAATAGATAACCGCAACCGCAACATAGGCTTCCAGGAACCGATAGTTTTGCTGGGCTGTGATCTTCGCGGCTGCAAACACATCGACGACACTGACCATCGAGGCCAAGGAAGAGGC includes:
- a CDS encoding Lrp/AsnC family transcriptional regulator, translating into MDALDRKILNIMQKNSRITVKQIAEECFISSPSVSVRLQNLEGLGYIRTYQAVLDHQKLGFLIKAYVNCAVHAKDKKDFYRYIEEIPNVVECDCITGDYSMLLKVYFSNTIELDEFITDLQRFGDTKTHIVFSTNVGPRGLQIQINE
- a CDS encoding MFS transporter, translated to MEYTEVKSKLWTKDFLLVNSITFLAMTAITTQMGTLPLYVTALGGSKAVAGSIVGILGISALFFRLPIGILLDRYGRRLLLTIGLGILFLDFALLNVLQTLLMLFCLRLIQGIGNSIQATSAATMAADLIPKEQLSVGLGYFSIAQAVPGAIGPLLGLAVVETYGFEALFRVALLLTSLAFGLSFFLSAESPRTLFFGEKTKPKGGATEALAVMKNRGVIFPSLIMFLICFANSGVIAFIAQFAIEKKISGAGYYFTVMTVVTVLIRFIFPYMMNRVNQTFLICGSILSISAAFGMLAFADDLVHLLLAAILYGIGFASLLPVMNTIVLQSISDQERGRAIAVFSAALDVAYGGGAMLWGVIAGLFGFQVMYLFCGGFGITALFVYLLFEGRKS
- a CDS encoding amino acid ABC transporter ATP-binding protein, yielding MIQAQVSGLKKSFGKNEILKNVGLTINKGEVVCIIGPSGSGKTTFLRCLNLLERPDAGMYELGDLRYDLSRIGTHQSREIARKTAMVFQSYELFSHMTVLQNVMEGLVTPRKVPKKLAETIATSVLEKVGMADKAGMYPIQLSGGQQQRVGIARAMALSPDLLLFDEPTSALDPELVGDVLNVMRQLADTGQTMIIVTHEMQFAQEVADKVVFMADGVVVEAGTPSEVFDDPKQERTKQFLMQVRFKTAV
- a CDS encoding NAD(P)-dependent oxidoreductase; translation: MRLIYYGVSVDEEKFIKRWSFSNKIPVTIINEGISSENVHFAGPHDGVCLYPSPEMRKSELLYRKLREQGIHQLSVKSTGVDGINFEWAQKYGLTVTNVPAYSPTSVGHFAIMSILMVLRNIPTVLQPNSSRKAAIGRELQDVTVGILGTGRIGSVVAEGIHALGGRVIASSSNENPDLKGKVSYVSFEELLKQSDVLSIHIPLTEESTYLFSEDTFAKMKPGSCLVNTARGKIVDTEALIQALATGKLAGAALDALEDEEKYFSVGWEKNPYYSRLMAIPNVMITPHIAYHTELAVQEIVETSLTNARDIIIAGSCRNTISI
- a CDS encoding PLP-dependent aminotransferase family protein, with amino-acid sequence MGYRFANRMKELKTSPLRENASKNMELKDVISFAYGFPPVEAFPMETLQKISQKLYTEVDPETFLQYGASEGYPLLRKLVKERLAATANLQNEEQVLITSGSTQAMDIAVKVLCDEGDVVLCEEQTFSGAVNAIKGYGAIPVPIPMNVAEESVDVEALEDLLRFDQRIKFIYLIPTFQNPLGTSIPLEKRQAIYSLAQKYDVLIFEDDPYGDLLYYGEPIMKLKEMDTDGRVMYAGSFSKILAPSARLGFIMAPDAIMEKLALAKQVSDSHTNFYWQVMLAEFMQNHQFEEHVSELKQYYKGKFEAMIAGLEALPDDKIQFTKPTGGYFICCKMADELDPETFYTALDEAKVAVIPGNIMSVAQEGYERYFRLNFTKPTLSEIVDGVKVIGEALEQATPASYKQVI
- a CDS encoding amino acid ABC transporter ATP-binding protein, which translates into the protein MMEVRNIHKRFGKQEVLKGIDMDVAKGEVVTLLGPSGSGKTTFLRCLNFLERADEGSILLGETETIVNKANPKEILAHQRQTAMVFQNYALFHNKTARENIVMPLLLTKKRTKQEAYEVADALLEQVGLTERKDFYPSQLSGGQQQRIGIARALALNPKVILFDEPTSALDPELVGQTLTLLRDIAETGATMVLVTHEMKFAYEVSDKIIFMENGQIVEQGSPKEVFEQTKEERTKAFLARFTTQMAR